Below is a genomic region from Streptomyces ferrugineus.
TCTGGGGATGGACGAACAACGCCGCCGCCACCTCCTCCCGCCTGCCCTGGTGCAGCAGCCACGCCCGCAACGTCTCCTCCAGCCGCCGCGCGGTCGCGTCAGGCAAGGCCCGCAACGGTGCGAGGGCTCGGGCACGCAGGTCTGCGAGCGCGTCCGCGTCGGCGCTCAGCACCAGCTCGGGCAGGTGGTCCTCGGTATCGCGGATATCGCAGGAGAGGGAGTGCGCGCGTACGGCTCGTGCGTACGAGGCGGACGCACGAGTCCATGGCCGGGCCGGGCCGACCACGGCGGTGCGGTCGGTCAGCTGCCGCAAGAGATGTGGTCGGTCGGCGTCGGGGACGAGCAGCACACCGGTGGCGTCCGGCAGATCGTCGAGGACGAGGGCGCTCGGGTCGAGCGCGCGGTGGGCAGGCCGGGCCTGGGCGGCGGGCAGCAGGACCGCGGTCAGCGAAACCGGAGGCTGCCACCCGGCCCGTTGAGCAGAGGCAAGCAGCACGTCCGGGCTCGCGCCGGCGAGGAGGTCGCGGGCCAGGTGTTCCAGGTGGCGCTCGTGGGCCCTGCCCCGGGCGGCCAGTTCGTCGGCGTGGCCTGCGGCGCTCGCGGCGGAGAGCTCGTCGATGTAGGCGAAGGTCAGCTCGGCGAACTTGGCGACCTCGGCGGCGGGCAGACCTGCGGGTACGGCACCCGCTGCCAGGCAACGCCAGGCCACGCGGGCGCCGACGCGGTAGGCGCTGAGCAGGGCGTCCATCGAACGGCCGTCACGCACCTCGCCGCGGCCCAGCTCGTAAGCCGCGTCACCGGCGTCGCCGCCTGTGGCGTTCCCGCTCGCCACGTCCAGGTAGTGGCCCAGGGCGGTGCGGACGGCCCGGCGGATGGTGCCACCCATACGGCCCGAAAGGGCGCCTGCGTAGGAAGGGACCTCGTCGATGATCGCCTGGACGACCTCGTCGGCGGTCGTCTTCAGCGCGGCCCGAAGTGCGGTGACCGTCGTCTCATCCAGGGCCAGTTCGCTGGCCCTCCGGATCACATGGCTCATATTTTGTTCCCTGCGAACAATTCAGCCGATCAGATTCACGTCCTACGGACAGGACTTTACGCCCTGAGGCGCATCAAGCTGGAGTCATGACGAGTGCAGCCCTCCGCAGCAGGGCGTGGAAACTGCTGGAGATGGTCACGACGCCGCTGCTGCCGTCGGACTACCTCGACCTGGTCAGCCCGCTGCGTGCGGGTGCCGACCTGCGTGGGCGCATCGAGGCCGTGCACCCCGAGACGCCTGACGCCGCGACCATCGTGATCAGGCCAGGACGGGGCTGGCGCGGCCACACGGCCGGTCAGTACGTGCGGATCGGGGTTGACGTCGACGGTGTGCGCCTGTGGCGTGCCTACTCGCTCACCTCGCCGACCAACCGCCGGGACGGGCGCGTCACGATCACCGTGAAGGCGATTCCGGACGGCAAGGTCAGCAACCACCTGGTCCGCAGGGCGAAACCGGGCACGCTGATCCAGCTCGACCAGGCGACCGGTGACTTCGTGCTGCCGCAGGCCAAGCCCGCCAAGGTGCTCTACCTGACGGCCGGCAGCGGCATCACGCCCGTGATGGGCATGCTGCGCGACACCGAGTTCGACGACGTCGTCATGGTCCACTGCGCGCCACAGCCGCACGACGTGATCTTCCGCAACGAACTGCACGACCTGGCAGCAGACAAGAAGCTGCGTCTGACCGAGGTGCACACCGCCACCGACGGCATGCTCGACATCGCCCGTCTCGACGAACTCGTGCCCGACTGGGCTGACCGCGAGACCTGGGCCTGCGGGCCCGCGGGCCTGCTCGACGCCGCCGAAAAGCACTGGAGCGAGCACGGCGTCC
It encodes:
- a CDS encoding ferredoxin reductase, with the translated sequence MTSAALRSRAWKLLEMVTTPLLPSDYLDLVSPLRAGADLRGRIEAVHPETPDAATIVIRPGRGWRGHTAGQYVRIGVDVDGVRLWRAYSLTSPTNRRDGRVTITVKAIPDGKVSNHLVRRAKPGTLIQLDQATGDFVLPQAKPAKVLYLTAGSGITPVMGMLRDTEFDDVVMVHCAPQPHDVIFRNELHDLAADKKLRLTEVHTATDGMLDIARLDELVPDWADRETWACGPAGLLDAAEKHWSEHGVPERLHTERFRSSIVAAGDGGEVTFSATGKRVDADGATPLLDVGEEAGVLMPSGCRMGICFGCVTPLKAGAVRDLRTGEITEAEPGVLIQTCVSAAAGPCDIER
- a CDS encoding PucR family transcriptional regulator is translated as MSHVIRRASELALDETTVTALRAALKTTADEVVQAIIDEVPSYAGALSGRMGGTIRRAVRTALGHYLDVASGNATGGDAGDAAYELGRGEVRDGRSMDALLSAYRVGARVAWRCLAAGAVPAGLPAAEVAKFAELTFAYIDELSAASAAGHADELAARGRAHERHLEHLARDLLAGASPDVLLASAQRAGWQPPVSLTAVLLPAAQARPAHRALDPSALVLDDLPDATGVLLVPDADRPHLLRQLTDRTAVVGPARPWTRASASYARAVRAHSLSCDIRDTEDHLPELVLSADADALADLRARALAPLRALPDATARRLEETLRAWLLHQGRREEVAAALFVHPQTVRYRMSQLRELFPDLASPHRVLELTLAVGLRVS